ACCGGCCCCTCCCAACCCAGCTGCTTCCGTGGTTCAGCGCCTGGGAGCCCGCCCCGGGGCGGTGCCGCCTGCTGCCGCCCCTCCCGCCCTGCCGCCGCCCATCCTCCCGCCGCCCGCTCCGCTGCCGCCCGCCCTGCGCGCCTGCCGCCGGCCGCCATCTTGTCGTGAGGCGCACGCTGCGGTGCCCGCAGGTGAGAGCGAGCCCCGCACACCCCCGGGACGGTGCTCTGGCACCTGCCTCACCACGCAGCCCCCGGGACGGTGCTCTGGCACCTGCCTCACCACAGACCCTCCGAACACGCCTGCCcttgtccctgcctgcctcatCTCTCACGGAGGCGGCCTGGCCTCTCCTCAGGCCGCAGGGGCGGCCGCCTGCCTTTCCTTCCCCGCCAGCCTCCCTCCGCCTGGCACTCCCTGTCTCGGCGGCCTGCCCTTCCCCAGAGTCTGTGACAAAAGCCTCCCCTGCCTCatctccccagcccagcctcccgCACTGATTCCCGTAGCAGAGGCCTTCTCGAACCCTTTCAGCCGCCGCGGTCGCAGTTCCCCAGCAATGGCTTGGCCTTCCTAAGCGGTACCTCAGAGAGCTCGACCTTGCCTGCCGTCGTCCGACAGCCTCCATCCCCGTTCCGCGGAGCAGGGGTGTCCCCGTCCGCTCTCGCAGGGTCTGGCGCCGCTTTTCCTCGGCGCAGCAGCATGCACAGCGGGCCCGCGGGCACCGCTGTGGGCCTGCTGCCGGGCTGGGAGTGTCGGCCGCGTGGGAGGGCCGCGCTTCctcagtgctgagcagggacatcGACCTGCCCTGCTTCCATAAGGGATGGGGTAGAAGTTGCTGTCTCCAGGTGAAACAGGACTCACGAATTCCACGAATAACGGGGGCGAGAAGGGATGTGCCGTACGCAGTTTAGGCAGGCCTCGGGTAGGATGCCGGTAGAGGGTTCGTGCCTTAGCGGAGAGGGGAGGTGTGGGACTGGACCTTTCTGTCTTTAGCTTTCGCTCGgataacttttttctttttcttcccttttttcttgtGTTCTTTCCGTTGCCCTTCTCGATCTCCgcatctctgctgtgtgcagcccCTGGCTTGGCTCTGTTCTGACCTGCACTGTTCTGTGTAGTGTCCAGTCCCTGGTCTTTCACTGAAGCTGGCCGGTTGTAGTCTAGGAGCCCCATGAGCCTGTTCCTATAAAACACCTGAGCAGGTGAGCTGTGCCTGGGTTAATCATGTGCATGTTTTGCAGCTCCTGGCGTGCAGCTGTCAGTATTCCTTGTCTTCTATTTCTGATAACCTCATCCCACCTGTTTGTTCTGTGTTTTTCCCCTGAGATGCCTTCTGTAGTTTTTGACTTCACCCTGCCCTAGCATCAGCTATGTGCCTTTCAGTGCCTGCCTGtcagagcccaggctgccctgtggCATGTTTTGCACTGTGGGTATGTGCTGAGGAAGATTGGGTACTGGTGGGTGCTCAGCATGAATAGAGCATTCTTGCTGGTCTTTTGGATGTGCCTTTCAGGATCCCCAAATCTGAGGAAAGGTTGCAGCTAGTTGTGGTGATAGTTTCTTTGTGCAGCAGGTACAGGGGGAGCTTCTATTAATGGATCTGTTTTCTTTTGCGGTGCTGCAGAATGGAGAACTATATGAAGACCAAAATAGTGGAGAAACCTTGTCCTCTTCCTTTCACCAACCTGCCCCCTGATATCATTGAAATGAAAGTGAAAGACGGGAGCAAAATCAGAAATCTGATGGGCTATGCCATCAGCAAGATGGAGCTGGACTCAGTAAGGCAGATCCTATTCACTGGTTCAGGCAAGGCTGTCAGCAAGACCATTACCTGTGTGGAAATCATGAAACGAAGACTCAAAGAGTTGCACCAGATCACCAAAGTGCTTTTCAAACAGATAGAAGAGATCTGGGAACCCATTGTGCCTGAGGCAGGCCTCGATGCCCTGACAGTGAAGAGAAACATTCCCGCCATATGTGTTCTACTCAGCAAGGATGCCCTCGATCCCCAGGAACCGGGATACCAGGCTCCAGGCTCTTTTGATGCCTTCTGTATTGATACACTTAAAGCAGAGTCACAGGGCCAGATGAAGAGGAAGCAGggtggaggcagaggagccaggagcacGGGAAAGCAGCTTCGGTCCATTGGAGGAGGACCTGGAGAGTCCTGTGGCAAGTCCTGAGACACCAGCAGCATGGTTGAGTGTAGTTTGGGGGAGTTACAGAAacaagcaagctgctgtagctggacagctgctgctgaacacGGGGATTTGCTGAGTTGTTAGGGGAGGGCAGGAGAAGTTAACTGTTTAAAAGTGGATGTGACTGTAACTGTGTGAAACTTTGGACAAGTTTTCCTTGTCAGAGGCTGCCCAGCTGTACTCCTTAGCATGtggttcaggagagacaggaatTGTCTCTGCATCAGCCAGGACCATTGGTGTCTGGTCAACAAGCACAGGACTGCTCACTGAGTGGGGTTCCAGCTGTGCGGGGCAGCGTGGTAGCCCAGGCAGCCAGTCTGCATGCCAAGTGCCTACTTGTGTGGCAGGCAGGGTTGGCTCTTGCTGAGATATGGAGGGGAGATGGAACCCGACATAGATTCCCTGGCAGCCATCTGCATCACAGGAGCTTGTATGAGTGGACAGTGGGGCACAGGACTGCATCAGCCACTTCTGTGCCTCAAGAGCACCTGCAGAGTGCATCAGGTGGTTCAAATGTAGGGCTGCAGGGATACAGCTCTGTATTGATGTATTGGtctttctgctctcctctcaccTTGGTGGAGCTGATGGTTCCACTAGTCTCTGCCCAAGTGACCGGAGTCTCAACCATGTCATAACTAGGCTGAAATCTTGTAGCTGTGCAAGTGCCCTGGTGTGGTAATAATGGTAAGGTCCAAAGGACCCTGTTCTTTCCGCTTTCTGCTCCTTCATAATGCACGGAGATGGATTTGAAATAAAATTCCTGCTTTGTGTAACTGAAACTTGTCATGTCTTCTTCAACCCACTGGAGGTCACCCTGTTAGCGgtggttgtggtggtggtggtattgcagctgccagctgaagtGCTCTCTCCGTGAAGAGGAACCTGTGGAAAAAGAGGCgacctgctgctcctcattTATTTGTCTTGTGGCTGTTGGTGGGCACTGATGCAAGGAGGGGGAAGGCTTTGTTTCTGCTTCCACTGTTTAATGTCCAAGAAAGAAGGGTCAAGATTTGGCTTTTTCTTCCTGGGAAGTGGgggtcttgtttgtttgttggtttagggtgtttttttgattggttggttttgtgggggttttgtgtgtttggtttggtttctgtttGTTCTTTCTTAATAACCTGCCTCGAACTGCATCTTTGGAAAGACTTGGCCCAAGCACTGCCAAGTGAGGCAGAGGATGGGGCATCTTTTCTTACACAACAGTTCtctttcagagcagctctgctatgtaaCAACGGGCAGGACCAAAGTGTTGTTTCCTGTGAAAGACTGAGCTGTCCCGAGGACAGACAGCTTTTGCTCACACTGCATCCTGAGCactgccttgtcctgcctggtCTTCCCGGGTCACTGCCTCTGTTGGTGATCTGCAGCTGGACTTGGTGCTTCACTTTGTCAAGTCAATGGGAAACAATGCAAGCATTTAAAGAAGGGGGTTTATGTAAATcaggggagcaggagagagaCAGCACATTATCATCTGACCTGATGTCTTCACAGGCACACTTGATGTCAAGCAGCTGTTGCAAGCTGGAACAGTGCTGGATTTACACATCtcgtcctgctcctgctgttctGGTGGTCTTGTCAGGCTCTGCCTGACCATTGTTGTCCCCAGGGCTCATGAGGTGCTTGGGAAATTGCCCaaacctctgctgtgctgggacagAGTTCAGCCAGCTAATTTTTGTGCTGTTTCTacctgctgctccctgaaaTCTCAAGAGGAGACATTTACTCTTGACTGATTAGCAGAGTAGCAGTAAATGCTAAAGAAAGATACTCAAGTGCCTGATCAGACAGCTTCTGACATTGCAGCATGAGATGAATTTGTGTTTGCGCACTGTTAAAACACCCTCTTAGCCAGATCTGGGTCCTCTCTCATCAATGCCTTCTCACCAAAGCTGCAAGCTGGTTATTGTTTTTATTGCACCCTTTGAGTTTATCTTGGCTGACTGGTGGTTACCTtctgggtgctgcagctcctggctttccTTCCCCAGAGCCAGAGCATGAGCAGCTGGCtactgcagcctggagcagtccATGCGGCCAGCCAGGAGAGGGCCCCAGCTCTCTTAGGTCTATCATCATCCATTCCTTACCTAGCTGCCTCTGTACCCTGGCGTGGTGTACCACATGAGGCTGCCTGGTCAGAGAAGCCCCCCGCACTTCCCTGGAACTGCAGCagattccccctcctcctgtgtCTATGCCAGCAGGTGGTCATGTGGCTCGGCCGTGGCTTTTCAGAGCAGCTGTATGTGCTACTATCTGACCCCTAGGGTCTCCACGAACCCTTGCAGCAGTGGGAAAAGCCCCCGCGTGTCCTTGAATGTTCCACACCAGAGTGTTTCTGGTTACAGCCCAGTAGGGTGGGAGACGCCGGCACCTAGACAGGCTGCCCCGTGCCTCTTTCCCAACGGCACAGGACAGCCATGAGCTAGTTGTgcctgtgaggctgctgctgtccacGTTGCTGGGGCACTGAAGAATCCTAAATGACGTGCTGCCTGGTCCTTTGTGGATGGCACTGGTGTCTGTACCCATGCCTGCCTGACTTTGGTCCCTGTGCCCTGTCAGGGACCTCTGTCcagccttctttgcttcactgTTGGCATCCTTGAGCCCTGCTGTGTGTGGAGACAGGTGCACATGCATGTGTCAGGTGTGTGTGCAGATACAGATGAGTGTGTGCAGACTGCACACTTGCCAATCTCCTATCAGCTGAGAGCTCCCCAATTAGCCAGAACTGCtggtaaatgatggaaagtggctcggtgagcacttgcagcagctctctcagtACCTTCGGGTGTAAGCCATCTGGCCCCAGAGATCTGCGTATGTCTAAGTCATGCACTAACACGTCACCAACCACCTACTGTTGGATCATGAGGCTTCATTCTATTCCCCATCCCGATCTTTCAGCACAAGGGGCTGTGTATGTTGCAAACAACTGGTCTTACTAATGAAGACTAAGGAAAAGGCAGCACTGAGTTCCTCAGCCTTTTTGTTCTTAATCATGATGTTCCTCTGTCCAACTAAGGACAAAGATTCTCCTTAGTCCTCCTCTTGTTGCTAATATATTTGCAGAAGCATTTCCTGTTCTTTCTTAACAGCTGAAACCAGATAAATTCCCAAATGGGCTTTGCCCTTCCTAATTTTCTGCCTGCATAGCTTCACAATAACTTTGTAGTCCTCCCGAGTGCCCTGCCCCTTCTTCCGATGACTTTTCTCCTAAGCAGCAACCAAATGTCTGTATTCAGCCAGGCCAGTCTTCTTCCACAGGAACTCATCTTTCCACAGATGTTCCTGTGCCTTAAAACTTCCCTCTTGGGCagtgtccagccttcctggactccATGGCCCTTCAGGACTGCCTCCCAGGGGACTCTGCCGAGTCAGGCAGcacaaggaaaagagcaggacaGAACAACAGCATGGACAGGGCAGCACAGTCAGTTGGGAAAGGAGGGGTCTGGACAGGGCGATGGTAGtggtatgaggttcaacaaggccaagtgtcaggtcctgcacttgagttACAACAAGCCCAGGCAACACTACAGCCTTGGGGCACGGTGGAAAGTTGGCCAGGAGAAAAGGACCCGAAGGTGCTGTTTGACAGCTGggtaaacatgagccagcagtgtgctcagctggccaaggcggccaacagcatcctggcctgtatcaggaataatgTGTAGCAAGagggagtagggaagtgatcatgcccctttacttggcactggtgaggccatacctcaaACATTGTATTCTGCTTTGAGGTCTTATCTATGAGAATAACATAGAACATAGAGAACATATGAGAAGAACATGGagagtgtccaaagaagggcagcaaggcaggtGCAAGGTCTAAAGCTCAAGTTGTGTAAGGAGTGGCTTAAGGCAACTgggattgcttagcctggagaaaaggaatcagaggggagaccttatcgcTCTGTAGAGGACCTCGTAGTGAGGCGGAGGGCGGTCTCACCTGCCAGGTAGCaagcgacaggacaagagcaaacagcctcaagttgtgccaggggtggctTCAGTTGGATATTAAGGAAACTGCGTGCACCGAAAGGGCTGCTGCGGGCAGCGGCGAGTCCCCATCCccgaaaagctgtgtagatgcagTGCAGAGAGACGCAGACTGGTGGCGGCCTGGCAGCGCTAGGCTAGCGGCTGGACCCCATGGACCTCTTCCAACGCCGGCTCCACCGGGACGCGGCACGGCCGGACGGGACCGCTCCGCCGCTCTCCCCGCCCCTCGCCCCGCCCCTCACGTGGGAGCCGGCCGAGGGGCGGGCCCGGGCCGAGGGCTCGCCCAATGGCACACGAGCGGCGGGGGTGCGGCCACCAATGAGCGGGGGCGGGGCCTCCCCTCCCGGGAGCGGGCAGCTCGCTGGCTGCGGCATCCGCCGGACGGCCGCGCCGGGACCGCGCCCGGGGTCGCAGCGGCGGTGAGCGCCTCCAGCACCCCTCCGCACCGCCACGCCGCGACCCCGCTCCGTTCACTGGGATTCCGCGCCGTGCCCTGGGGCCCGGCGCCGATACTCCGCTCCGCGCCGGGAGCCTTCGCCGGGACCCCGCTTCGCTCACCGGGACCTGGCCCCGGTAGCGCTACCCGCCATCCCGCCCGCCAGCGGGGTCCCGGCGGCTCCCGGAGCGGAGACAGGTAGGTAACGTCAGGGCCCCCGCGACGGGAGGGGCGGATTCGGCGGGACCTGTTGCTGCCCGGTGCTCGCTGCGGGCCGCGGGCTCCGCGGGTTTGCCGCTGCTCGTCGGGGCGGGGGATCCGATGCACTGGGGTCCCCCGAAACGGGGGCAAAAGAGAGGGCTTCCCCGACCCACCACCTGCTTCCCACCCGGCCGCTCACCCCGTTTTGCGGTTCGGGACCTTGCAGCGGGTGCAGGCGGCAGCAAAATCAGGTGGAGAGGGCGCCTGAAGTCACCCGGAGATGTCCCGGGCAAGGGTGATTTGGGCTGGCATGAGGCTATGAGTCTCCCACTGGGTGACATCTCCAGcttggcagggagcagagtgggACAGCCGGGGTGTGGTGTGCTGGGAAGAACCCCCAAACAGCAGCTGACCTGGGAGCTGTGGCAGCTTCCAAATCCCACTGGGGCCTTTGGGGTCACCGCTCTCTGGCACCCCCATGGCTGGCCCTGCGAGGCTCAAGCAGCATTTCCCCTCGTGCTGGCAGTGACAGTGGCTGTCTCccttccaggtgcaggagggagAAGCGGGGTTCCTGTGTCCCCACTGCTCTGCCGGAGGAGGGGAGGCTGAAAGAAAGCTCTGATCAATCCttttcaaaagcaaagtgaAGCCCAGAACACAGCCGCGAGCAGCCAAACTGTGACCAGCGCcgctgtcctgctgcccatctgtccccatccccatcccactGCCAGCACCATCGCCATCCCCTTTGTCCACTGCCAATGCCAGTGGGTGGGGGCAGCGCGCTCAGTTGCTGCGCTGGCATCCCAAGCGTGGGGCCGAGCTGCGGGCCCTGCTTTTTCCAACGGGACAGTGGCGATGGGGGCTGCTCTCTCCACCGGAGCGGTCGTGGCAATTTCTTTTAACTGTATCATTGCATTGCTCAtcctcatcctcttcctcatcctctGCAAGGCATGCAGGACCCCCTCGTGCCCCACGAAGAGCCCAGCTTCTGATGCAGATGAGTCAAGGAATGAAGAGAAGTACCTGCTGCAGCCGTGAGCTGCCTGAGGACTTGAGTACCAGGCTGTGTTGAATGAGTTGCACCAGCCTGGATTGCTGCTCTGGGACTGGTGCGCTGGACCAGGCACTATGAGAGCAGAGGGGTTGCCAACCTGCTTACAGGGCCTGTGAAAAGGGGCACAGGCCTTTGCCTGTCTGTTTTTTGTTGTGTGAAGTCCCTGTGGATGCCCACAGTGACCATGGGGATGAAGAAACAGTGGCTAGGGACATGCTATGGGGATATTTCTGCATGTCCCAGAAGCCAGAAAGCACAGAACGGGCTCTGCTCTCGAGTGCATCCTGTGTTTGGGGATAACTTGTGGGCTCCTTGCTGGGGCTTGTGGCCTGGGCCAAAGGCCACTGTGGCACAGACCTAAGTGGGACCAGCTGATGGCTTGAAATGGTGAGGTAGCAGGGATGGTATGGGCACTTGTCCCTTGATGGGCTGTCTGACGCATGGTGGTATGTGTCCAGGGGCATATGAGCAGCCATGGTTCTGTCAGCAAAGCAAGGTGTTACCAGCCTGGATGTCTTTAGGGGTGGTCCTGGGTGCCATGTTTCCTCTGCCTCAAGAGGGCATTTGGCACCTGACTGCCCTGGCACCCAGTTTAATGAGCCACAAGAGGGTCTGCATGGTCTGTCCATCTGTCCCAGATCTTTTTGTCCATCTTCTCCAGCACTCGCACCAGCACTGCTAGGCAAACAGCCCTCCAGGTGtgtggccctgcctgccttcctgcctgctcccagctgagGCCAGACAGTCTGGTCTGACCTGCCTGTGGGCACTAAACCTGCCCTTGTTGGCATCCCTatccctgctgagagcagccacgGATGCATTTTTGCTGAGGAAGTGGGAGATAGGGGGAGGTGAGGACAAACAGCGTGTTGTCTTTCAGCCCCATTGCTCCCCGAGGACCAAAGTGGCTCTCTGAGGAGGTATGCTAGTGGTCTGGCCTATCTTCAAGCCTGGCAGCTGCATTTCCCaaccctgcctgtggctgctgtgggtttTGGAGGGCTCTGCCTTGCTCATCCTACAGCTGAGCAATAGTCAAGGTTTCTGCTGGCATAGCCATTGCAATAACAGGACAgagtgggctgtgctgggagggacACAGGCCAGGGTCCCTTCTCAGGCCAGGCCAGGCCTGGCAGAGCCTGCAGTTCCTCCCCGTGTCAGATGTAGCTAATGCACCCTTTGCAGCGTTGGTTTTACTAGACTAATAAACTGATCGTAGGACCAGGCAGTGTTTCTgagctctgcacagtgctgaCAAATTGGGAGGCAGTGTCTTGCCAGTGCCACAAGGCTAAGGAGTGGCTGCTGTAGGGCTGGTGGCCTACATGCCTGCAGTACTGTGGGCAGTTTGCTGTCTTATGGCAACAAAGGAGTGTCCATTCCTGCATCTGTCTGTGGCTTTTAAATGCTGGGTGGGAAACCTGTCTGCTGGGGGCTGTCAGCAGGGAGCACCCCCCAGGCCTGGTGCTAGAGACACTGGAAAGCTTCCAAGCTATGGCCTTAAGATACAGAGATGTTTGTGAGGGACATGGGTAAGCAGAGGGAGGGGACCTGCCACCACCCCTGCGTGGTGTGACGAGTGCTCCTGGTCCCCAGTCCTGGCAGCTGTGTGCAAGGCTCCAGTGGTGGCAGCCTGTTTCTGCTCATCAGCATGCGGTGAGTCCACCCtgtctcctgctgccaccacagccACGTAGCAGctaatccctctgctgtgccagagcaggggaaAGGATCTGCAAACCACAGTGTCCAGCTGTttctgcagccaccagcagggcaaaggTGGTCAAGCCTCGCGTTGAGACCACTGGGGAGAGGGGAACTGTGAACATCCTGAAGCTGGtgactggcagctgctgtgatACATTGGCTGGAGTGATGGCATATCCCCCTCCAACAGCCATGGGTGACCAGGGCTAGGTCCTCAGTCACCTTCTGTCTTAGGCtgccaccctaaaagccatcaGGCTGTGAGTGCTTGACCCCACAAATGGctgtgaagctgcagctcagtgcttgTTCTCTATCCACCTGGGACTGGGTGCCATCAAGCTGCAGCCCTGAGATTTCCCTAGGGCTAGTGGAACCAGCCCTCACCTGCCTTTCATAGCACTCTCAGCTGGCACAAGCCTAGCCTAGAGTGGGGAAGAACTGAGGACTTTGCAGCTCTTGGGTACCAAGTGCAGGGAGTCAGCCTGACCCCAGAGACAACTGCATGCCGTTTATTTGTTGGGGCACAAAGGCCAAGTGTTCCCACTGTGCAAAGAGCAGCGTTGTGGGCCCTGGCTTGCATGCTAAGCAGCTGCTGATCAAAGCTGGGTTTGTTAAGCCAGTGGCCCTCGTCAGAGCCACCATTCCCCTCTCTTACTTCCCAGTTTTGCTCTCCGGCTCTCTCACCAGGTCGAGTAACTTGTCCAGCTTTGCGATTTCCACCTCTGGGCCTTTCTTCACCTCCTGGCCTTTCTTTGCCTGTGAAGAGAGTAAGCAGGGCAGAGGTGTGAGTAGAGAGATCTGTGGGGATGGGTAGGGGTCT
Above is a window of Pogoniulus pusillus isolate bPogPus1 chromosome Z, bPogPus1.pri, whole genome shotgun sequence DNA encoding:
- the RPP25L gene encoding ribonuclease P protein subunit p25-like protein, yielding MENYMKTKIVEKPCPLPFTNLPPDIIEMKVKDGSKIRNLMGYAISKMELDSVRQILFTGSGKAVSKTITCVEIMKRRLKELHQITKVLFKQIEEIWEPIVPEAGLDALTVKRNIPAICVLLSKDALDPQEPGYQAPGSFDAFCIDTLKAESQGQMKRKQGGGRGARSTGKQLRSIGGGPGESCGKS
- the ENHO gene encoding adropin — its product is MGAALSTGAVVAISFNCIIALLILILFLILCKACRTPSCPTKSPASDADESRNEEKYLLQP